The Phycisphaerae bacterium genome includes a window with the following:
- a CDS encoding DUF935 family protein: protein MGLKRLIAHAFGRATKAMRPSVGQMVQPMAADRWRDYPADGLTPARLVQILREADDGAIDRAMALYQQMEEKDAHLYAVARTRRQALTGLSWQVISAADLHDVPDRAAADEAADYCGEVLSGIERFDDALEHLSLALGRNIAVAENVWDFADGELRLVDIVPVAFERLTFDEAGKLRVLTEEAPYEGIELPPNKFIVHVPHAASGHPMRGGLLRASALAYLGKHLAMKDWLVYAELFGMPVRVARYEPSATPEEKRELLKMLESLRADAAGIFSKAVELQLLEAGQGKSPPPYEHICEFFNRELSKAWLGGTLTVETTGAGLERSSGGPSVHNEVRLDLRQDDIASEGRTIRRDVLGPVARLRFGDRVPVPYFRRQLELPRDRRELSEVLDRAVNELRMRVPARWAHDVLGIPMASEEETVLRGTLGSG, encoded by the coding sequence ATGGGATTGAAGCGCTTGATTGCACACGCGTTCGGACGAGCGACCAAGGCGATGCGGCCGTCCGTGGGGCAAATGGTACAACCCATGGCGGCGGACCGTTGGCGCGATTACCCGGCCGACGGGCTGACGCCGGCGCGCTTGGTGCAGATTCTCCGCGAAGCCGACGACGGAGCTATCGACCGGGCCATGGCTCTGTACCAGCAGATGGAGGAGAAAGACGCTCATCTTTACGCCGTGGCCCGCACACGGCGGCAGGCGCTGACCGGGCTGTCATGGCAGGTGATCTCGGCGGCCGACCTGCATGACGTCCCGGATCGAGCGGCAGCCGACGAGGCGGCCGACTATTGCGGCGAGGTGCTGTCGGGAATCGAGCGGTTCGACGACGCGCTCGAACACTTGTCCCTGGCTCTGGGCCGCAACATTGCGGTGGCCGAGAACGTCTGGGACTTTGCTGATGGCGAGTTGCGCCTGGTGGACATCGTGCCGGTGGCCTTTGAGCGGCTGACCTTCGACGAAGCCGGGAAGCTTCGCGTGCTCACCGAGGAGGCACCGTACGAGGGAATCGAACTGCCGCCGAACAAGTTCATCGTTCACGTGCCGCACGCCGCCAGTGGACACCCGATGCGCGGCGGCCTGCTGCGAGCCAGCGCCCTCGCCTACCTGGGCAAACACCTGGCGATGAAGGACTGGCTGGTCTATGCGGAGCTGTTCGGGATGCCGGTGCGGGTCGCGCGATATGAGCCGTCGGCGACGCCGGAAGAGAAGCGCGAGCTGCTGAAAATGCTCGAATCGCTGCGCGCCGACGCGGCCGGCATCTTCAGCAAGGCGGTGGAGCTGCAACTGCTGGAGGCGGGCCAAGGCAAGTCCCCGCCGCCCTACGAGCACATCTGCGAGTTCTTCAACCGCGAGCTGAGCAAAGCGTGGCTGGGCGGCACGCTGACGGTCGAGACCACCGGTGCGGGGCTGGAGCGATCCTCGGGCGGACCGAGCGTTCACAACGAAGTGCGGCTCGATCTGCGGCAGGATGACATCGCCTCTGAAGGCCGCACAATCCGTCGCGACGTTCTCGGGCCGGTCGCACGGCTGCGATTCGGCGATCGGGTTCCGGTGCCCTACTTCCGGCGGCAACTGGAATTGCCCCGCGATCGGCGTGAACTCAGCGAAGTCCTCGACCGGGCGGTCAACGAACTGCGTATGCGCGTGCCCGCCCGCTGGGCTCATGACGTGCTGGGAATCCCGATGGCCTCCGAAGAAGAAACGGTGCTCCGCGGAACCCTTGGTTCGGGCTGA
- a CDS encoding immunoglobulin domain-containing protein, translating to MPNGDCRTWRVPLFMLTIAVAGSAANAAITLIGVQYKPDRALPEYECFWHPDQLPEPCGPSAPMGASVHVFLLNSGPSSVTVQDVTLAGISLELALYEEEQVVKRHPVSIYFALAHGAITQQQFNTLISAGEPVWYKADPKTIPAGGTAQIVVRLRQVPTTPTVGIAVIHTGGSTVATVPVDADQPHAAGVSFSSDLTKVYLYWRRSNGTAPTTILFDGSDVTASTTTVNDPSVETAASVLRSAQPLSPASFHVYQGIYADGRVASAGVRTWANPFIYGTWGAKDAPDGDYAAARAWIDDATNHCVNSLVVQGGSEALKSYLKTAEGRQYAADHGYGFVIDEIGKWSCQNPQLWFIRDEPDAADSRVTGLPGDRMVGSLADMAVERGEELRAADPTAPTTLNIDSTYTPFNWYNYGQVPDVLMTDPYYQNRLREALWFYPTRIPLYSKAAYIYAVSRVARSSCEPNPLHVVLYSCEYVDTTTGQRFPFAPPACKRIEVYYALAAGATGLSYWWYLPGKPSNGLGAGTPAALALWREIGLLGAEIRTAAPLLVLGCPAELSLQTSSGLWVRSLVAGTDALLLFVVNDQYYNDEQGCHYTPVAGASLTVSLPAWLQSPEAFEIVASGIRDTTTQVAGNQLQVNLGTVDVTRMIVVTSNPLLRDSIEQRYAQEVHPKLCAFAPDACLPVITQQPIGQVATAGSTVSFTVAASGVGTLSYRWQKNGSDLGDGGHYSGCTTTTLTISNVDNADAAGYRCVVSTSNGIAVSRQVQLSIVPAQIPGDFDGDGDVDQEDYGMFQRCLSGVTIPQEDPACAAARLDADGDVDRDDAALFLRCISGRDAAADADCAD from the coding sequence ATGCCCAACGGTGATTGCCGCACTTGGCGCGTTCCGCTGTTTATGCTAACCATCGCCGTTGCCGGCTCGGCGGCAAACGCGGCAATCACTCTGATCGGCGTCCAGTACAAGCCGGACCGGGCATTACCCGAATACGAATGCTTCTGGCATCCCGACCAGTTGCCCGAGCCGTGCGGTCCCAGCGCGCCGATGGGCGCGTCCGTCCACGTGTTCCTGCTGAACAGCGGCCCTTCCTCGGTGACGGTCCAAGACGTCACGCTGGCCGGCATCAGCCTCGAACTGGCCTTGTACGAGGAGGAGCAGGTGGTCAAGCGTCACCCGGTCAGCATCTATTTCGCGCTGGCCCACGGGGCCATTACCCAGCAGCAGTTCAACACCCTGATCAGCGCGGGCGAACCGGTCTGGTACAAAGCCGATCCGAAGACGATCCCGGCCGGAGGCACGGCGCAGATCGTGGTGCGACTGCGGCAGGTACCCACCACTCCGACGGTCGGTATTGCGGTCATCCACACCGGCGGTTCGACCGTCGCAACCGTACCGGTCGATGCCGACCAACCCCACGCGGCCGGGGTGAGCTTCTCGTCAGACTTGACCAAGGTGTATCTGTACTGGCGGCGCAGTAACGGTACTGCTCCCACAACCATTCTGTTCGATGGCAGCGACGTCACCGCGAGCACGACTACGGTCAATGATCCGAGTGTCGAGACTGCCGCATCCGTCCTGCGATCGGCCCAACCGCTTTCGCCCGCCTCGTTCCATGTGTACCAGGGCATCTACGCCGACGGCCGCGTTGCCTCCGCCGGTGTTCGCACGTGGGCCAATCCTTTCATTTACGGGACCTGGGGCGCCAAAGACGCTCCCGATGGCGACTACGCCGCCGCTCGTGCGTGGATTGACGACGCGACCAATCACTGCGTCAACTCGCTCGTGGTACAAGGCGGGTCGGAGGCCCTGAAGAGCTATCTGAAAACGGCCGAGGGCAGGCAATACGCCGCCGACCACGGCTATGGATTTGTCATTGATGAGATCGGCAAATGGTCTTGTCAGAATCCGCAGTTGTGGTTCATACGGGATGAGCCCGACGCCGCCGATTCGCGGGTCACCGGCCTGCCTGGGGACAGAATGGTCGGTTCCCTCGCCGATATGGCCGTCGAGCGCGGCGAGGAACTCCGGGCCGCCGACCCAACGGCGCCGACCACGCTCAACATCGACAGCACCTACACCCCTTTCAACTGGTACAACTACGGGCAGGTACCGGATGTGCTGATGACCGATCCGTATTACCAGAACCGCCTGCGCGAAGCGCTGTGGTTCTACCCAACAAGAATCCCGCTTTACAGCAAGGCCGCCTACATCTATGCGGTCTCGCGCGTTGCCCGGTCAAGCTGCGAGCCCAATCCGCTGCATGTCGTGCTGTACTCGTGCGAGTACGTGGACACCACGACAGGCCAACGCTTCCCGTTTGCGCCGCCCGCGTGCAAGCGCATTGAGGTCTACTATGCCCTCGCTGCCGGTGCCACGGGGCTGTCCTACTGGTGGTACCTCCCGGGCAAACCGTCGAACGGCCTCGGGGCCGGCACCCCGGCCGCGCTGGCACTTTGGCGGGAAATCGGGCTTCTCGGCGCCGAAATCCGAACCGCGGCGCCACTGCTGGTCCTGGGCTGCCCGGCCGAGCTGAGCCTGCAAACCAGTTCGGGACTGTGGGTCAGGTCGCTGGTCGCCGGCACCGACGCCCTTCTGCTGTTTGTGGTCAACGACCAGTACTACAACGACGAACAGGGCTGCCACTACACCCCGGTGGCCGGCGCGAGTCTGACAGTGAGCCTGCCGGCGTGGCTGCAGTCTCCTGAGGCGTTCGAGATCGTGGCAAGCGGCATCCGGGATACCACAACGCAGGTCGCAGGCAACCAGTTGCAGGTGAATCTCGGCACGGTGGACGTGACGCGGATGATCGTGGTCACCTCCAACCCGCTGCTGCGAGACAGCATTGAGCAACGCTACGCCCAGGAGGTTCACCCCAAGCTCTGTGCCTTCGCGCCCGACGCGTGTCTGCCGGTCATCACGCAGCAGCCGATAGGGCAAGTCGCGACGGCCGGTTCGACCGTCTCTTTTACCGTGGCGGCCTCGGGCGTGGGCACACTCAGCTACCGATGGCAGAAGAACGGCTCGGACCTCGGCGACGGCGGGCACTATTCGGGCTGCACCACGACAACACTGACGATCTCGAACGTGGACAACGCCGATGCGGCCGGCTACCGGTGCGTGGTCAGCACCTCCAACGGCATCGCCGTTTCCCGCCAGGTTCAACTGTCGATTGTCCCCGCTCAGATCCCGGGTGACTTTGATGGCGACGGCGACGTGGATCAGGAAGACTACGGTATGTTCCAGCGATGTCTGAGCGGTGTGACGATTCCGCAGGAGGACCCGGCGTGTGCCGCCGCCAGGCTCGACGCGGATGGCGACGTGGACCGGGATGATGCCGCCCTGTTCCTCCGCTGCATCAGCGGGCGCGACGCGGCAGCGGACGCCGACTGCGCGGACTGA